One Falco naumanni isolate bFalNau1 chromosome 15, bFalNau1.pat, whole genome shotgun sequence DNA segment encodes these proteins:
- the LOC121097923 gene encoding hepatocyte nuclear factor 4-beta-like isoform X4 — MKLCQSIMDMDMPDYVDSLDSSYTMLEFDNLRVLPSNTDAIAAESANTNLLTNGISSLCSICGDRATGKHYGASSCDGCKGFFRRSVRKNHVYSCRFSRQCVIDKDKRNQCRYCRLKKCFRAGMKKEAVQNERDRISIRRSSYEDNGSLSINVLTQAEAMAQQYSSLSPVHSADIAMKKVATINDVCESMKQQLLVLVEWAKYIPAFCELPLDDQVALLRAHAGEHLLLGVAKRSIPYTDFLLLGNDFIIPMHCPELEIARVATRILDELVKPLRDIQIDDNEYACLKAIIFFDPDCKGLSEPGKVKNMRFQVQVNLEDYINDRQYDSRGRFSDILLLLPPLQSITWQMIEQVQFVKLFGVARIDSLLQEMLLGGTTIDLQYQSGPPNLNLEPLPGHVLPSNMSSVIHTAPDPSPETSLPSPSTSTGSEDYKLGSSAGPNAVVQLLPQTVIPKQEVL, encoded by the exons ATGCCATCGCAGCCGAATCAGCAAACACCAACCTGCTCACCAATGGCATCAGTTCCCTGTGCTCCATCTGCGGGGACCGGGCGACCGGCAAACACTACGGGGCATCCAGCTGCGACGGCTGCAAAGGCTTCTTCAGGAGGAGTGTCCGCAAGAACCATGTCTATTCCTGCAG gTTCAGCCGACAGTGTGTGATAGACAAAGACAAGAGGAACCAGTGCAGGTACTGCAGGCTGAAGAAGTGCTTCAGAGCTGGCATGAAGAAAGAAG CCGTGCAGAATGAGCGTGACAGGATCAGCATTCGCAGGAGCAGCTACGAGGACAACGGCTCGCTCTCCATCAACGTGCTCACTCAGGCCGAGGCCATGGCGCAGCAG tatTCATCACTGAGCCCCGTGCACAGCGCAGACATTGCTATGAAGAAGGTTGCAACCATCAATGATGTGTGTGAATCCatgaaacagcagcttctggTGCTGGTTGAATGGGCAAAATACATCCCAGCGTTTTGTGAGCTCCCACTTGATGACCAG GTTGCCTTGCTCAGAGCCCACGCAGGGGAACACCTGCTCCTCGGGGTGGCCAAGCGCTCCATACCATACACCGATTTTCTGTTATTAG GAAACGACTTCATCATCCCCATGCACTGCCCAGAACTGGAAATTGCTCGTGTGGCCACCAGAATCTTGGACGAGTTGGTGAAGCCCTTGCGGGACATCCAGATCGATGACAATGAGTACGCTTGCCTTAAAGCCATCATCTTCTTTGATCCAG acTGCAAAGGCCTCAGCGAGCCCGGGAAGGTGAAGAACATGCGCTTCCAGGTCCAAGTCAACCTAGAAGACTACATCAACGATCGCCAGTACGACTCCCGAGGCCGGTTCAGCGACatccttctcctgctgcccccGCTGCAGAGCATCACCTGGCAGATGATCGAGCAGGTCCAGTTCGTGAAGCTCTTTGGTGTGGCCAGGATCGATAGCttgctgcaggagatgctgctgggag GAACCACCATTGATCTCCAGTACCAGTCAGGACCACCCAACCTCAACCTGGAACCGCTGCCAGGACACGTCCTCCCAAGCAACATGAGCTCTGTGATTCACACCGCTCCAGACC catctcctgaaACATCCCTTCCATCTCCTTCTACGAGCACAGGCAGTGAAGACTATAAACTAGGTTCTAGCGCAGGACCCAACGCCGTAGTGCAGCTCTTACCTCAGACAGTGATACCCAAGCAGGAGGTTTTATAG
- the LOC121097923 gene encoding hepatocyte nuclear factor 4-beta-like isoform X3 has translation MKLCQSIMDMDMPDYVDSLDSSYTMLEFDNLRVLPSNTALNHVLQVSEEVAPHPSEARISHPDAIAAESANTNLLTNGISSLCSICGDRATGKHYGASSCDGCKGFFRRSVRKNHVYSCRFSRQCVIDKDKRNQCRYCRLKKCFRAGMKKEAVQNERDRISIRRSSYEDNGSLSINVLTQAEAMAQQYSSLSPVHSADIAMKKVATINDVCESMKQQLLVLVEWAKYIPAFCELPLDDQVALLRAHAGEHLLLGVAKRSIPYTDFLLLGNDFIIPMHCPELEIARVATRILDELVKPLRDIQIDDNEYACLKAIIFFDPDCKGLSEPGKVKNMRFQVQVNLEDYINDRQYDSRGRFSDILLLLPPLQSITWQMIEQVQFVKLFGVARIDSLLQEMLLGGTTIDLQYQSGPPNLNLEPLPGHVLPSNMSSVIHTAPDPSPETSLPSPSTSTGSEDYKLGSSAGPNAVVQLLPQTVIPKQEVL, from the exons CTTTGAACCATGTTCTCCAGGTGTCTGAGGAGGTGGCTCCCCATCCCTCAGAAGCACGTATCTCACATCCAG ATGCCATCGCAGCCGAATCAGCAAACACCAACCTGCTCACCAATGGCATCAGTTCCCTGTGCTCCATCTGCGGGGACCGGGCGACCGGCAAACACTACGGGGCATCCAGCTGCGACGGCTGCAAAGGCTTCTTCAGGAGGAGTGTCCGCAAGAACCATGTCTATTCCTGCAG gTTCAGCCGACAGTGTGTGATAGACAAAGACAAGAGGAACCAGTGCAGGTACTGCAGGCTGAAGAAGTGCTTCAGAGCTGGCATGAAGAAAGAAG CCGTGCAGAATGAGCGTGACAGGATCAGCATTCGCAGGAGCAGCTACGAGGACAACGGCTCGCTCTCCATCAACGTGCTCACTCAGGCCGAGGCCATGGCGCAGCAG tatTCATCACTGAGCCCCGTGCACAGCGCAGACATTGCTATGAAGAAGGTTGCAACCATCAATGATGTGTGTGAATCCatgaaacagcagcttctggTGCTGGTTGAATGGGCAAAATACATCCCAGCGTTTTGTGAGCTCCCACTTGATGACCAG GTTGCCTTGCTCAGAGCCCACGCAGGGGAACACCTGCTCCTCGGGGTGGCCAAGCGCTCCATACCATACACCGATTTTCTGTTATTAG GAAACGACTTCATCATCCCCATGCACTGCCCAGAACTGGAAATTGCTCGTGTGGCCACCAGAATCTTGGACGAGTTGGTGAAGCCCTTGCGGGACATCCAGATCGATGACAATGAGTACGCTTGCCTTAAAGCCATCATCTTCTTTGATCCAG acTGCAAAGGCCTCAGCGAGCCCGGGAAGGTGAAGAACATGCGCTTCCAGGTCCAAGTCAACCTAGAAGACTACATCAACGATCGCCAGTACGACTCCCGAGGCCGGTTCAGCGACatccttctcctgctgcccccGCTGCAGAGCATCACCTGGCAGATGATCGAGCAGGTCCAGTTCGTGAAGCTCTTTGGTGTGGCCAGGATCGATAGCttgctgcaggagatgctgctgggag GAACCACCATTGATCTCCAGTACCAGTCAGGACCACCCAACCTCAACCTGGAACCGCTGCCAGGACACGTCCTCCCAAGCAACATGAGCTCTGTGATTCACACCGCTCCAGACC catctcctgaaACATCCCTTCCATCTCCTTCTACGAGCACAGGCAGTGAAGACTATAAACTAGGTTCTAGCGCAGGACCCAACGCCGTAGTGCAGCTCTTACCTCAGACAGTGATACCCAAGCAGGAGGTTTTATAG